From a region of the Hippopotamus amphibius kiboko isolate mHipAmp2 chromosome 3, mHipAmp2.hap2, whole genome shotgun sequence genome:
- the SOWAHB gene encoding ankyrin repeat domain-containing protein SOWAHB, producing the protein MARELSQEALLDFLCQAGGRVTNAALLSHFKSFLRDPDTPPGQHQRRRELFKGFVNSVAAVRQDPDGTKYVVLKRRYRDLLGEEGLQPPSDPPAAAAPAGGAASRSPLPARSGEPPPPQPQPRRRRREKEPEGRPAGAAAPAADAGCNGLPARGAWEAARGGGGRRGSSGHGAPVPAAAAATAAAQDRARCAAAETQGRCCWECLQNGLGGLPGEPLLAALPDPAAASTGACGKPAPAPPAQDDRGAPRPQREGAPVEPPRMPAAPRSPPATVEAAGSGASSPVLPSCPTPPGDPPELVTPGPLPYSTLKQQQQRTREWVAGHPQIPDARDRGPIRAWSVLPDNFPRVPLEPGFWVSESKPAPADPPPPSHSLFPAVSESCPENSALAVFRSIRCQLSLQDLEDFVDQESHGSEESSSGPKESPGGSEEGLHLVLGAPDGGRLRNPAGAPSPKEGSSSGSPQGLRNRGDGYTSQLVPVGDDGLAGHPQPLPWPVPKLRRSLRRSSRAERAKLSSSDEECLKEDLLKRSRRPPRSRKPSKVGATSSPRVDAALTPRPADIKAAVAERGRPHSSWAPGGERPAALVPHRSSEHKSSLVPLDAREHEWIVKLASGSWIQVLTLFWEDPQLALHKDFLTGYTALHWIAKHGNLRALQDLVSGAQKAGIALDVNVKSSCGYTPLHLAAIHGHQGIIKLLVQRLASRVNIRDSSGKKPWQYLTSNTSGEIWQLLEAPRGKPIFPTYSLVPSSSPTRKAKSREISRNVTRKTSFAALLKSQHSKWRSANQYEKFPSLREREEYSD; encoded by the coding sequence ATGGCCCGAGAGCTGAGCCAGGAGGCACTGCTGGACTTTCTGTGCCAGGCGGGGGGCCGAGTGACCAACGCCGCCTTGCTGAGCCACTTCAAGAGCTTCCTCCGAGACCCCGATACGCCCCCCGGCCAGCATCAGCGCCGCCGCGAGCTTTTCAAGGGCTTCGTCAACTCGGTCGCCGCAGTGCGCCAGGACCCCGACGGCACCAAGTACGTGGTGCTCAAGAGGAGGTACAGGGAccttttgggggaggaggggctgcagcCACCCAGCGACCCGCCCGCGGCCGCCGCCCCTGCGGGGGGAGCTGCGTCTCGCTCCCCGCTGCCCGCGCGCAGTGGGGAGCCGCCGCCGCCTCAGCCGcagccccggcggcggcggcgcgagAAGGAGCCAGAGGGGCGGCCCGCAGGTGCCGCAGCCCCGGCCGCCGACGCAGGGTGCAATGGACTCCCCGCCCGCGGGGCCTGGGAGGCGGCCCGGGGAGGCGGCGGGAGGAGGGGCAGCTCTGGCCACGGGGCGCCTGTGCCCGCGGCCGCGGCGGCCACGGCGGCTGCCCAGGACCGAGCAAGGTGCGCGGCGGCCGAGACGCAGGGCCGCTGCTGCTGGGAATGCCTCCAGAATGGTCTGGGAGGGCTCCCGGGCGAGCCACTGCTCGCCGCCCTCCCCGACCCCGCCGCCGCCAGCACCGGAGCCTGCGGGAAGCCGGCGCCCGCTCCGCCTGCCCAGGACGACCGCGGGGCTCCCAGGCCGCAGAGGGAAGGTgcgccggtggagcccccgcggATGCCCGCCGCACCCCGCTCTCCTCCTGCGACCGTCGAGGCTGCTGGGAGCGGGGCTTCCTCGCCTGTTCTCCCGTCCTGCCCCACTCCCCCCGGAGATCCGCCCGAGCTGGTGACCCCGGGCCCTCTGCCTTATTCGACcctgaagcagcagcagcagcgcacTCGAGAGTGGGTGGCCGGACACCCCCAGATACCCGACGCCCGAGACCGGGGTCCCATCCGAGCCTGGTCGGTGTTGCCAGACAACTTCCCCCGGGTACCCTTGGAGCCGGGCTTCTGGGTCTCAGAATCTAAGCCTGCACCAGCGGACCCGCCTCCgccctctcattctctctttcccGCGGTTTCGGAATCCTGCCCCGAGAATTCTGCACTGGCAGTCTTTCGTAGCATTCGTTGTCAGCTGTCCCTACAAGATCTGGAGGACTTTGTGGACCAGGagagccacggcagtgaggagagCAGCAGTGGACCCAAAGAGTCCCCTGGGGGTTCTGAAGAAGGGCTGCACCTTGTCCTGGGAGCCCCAGATGGGGGAAGACTCAGGAATCCAGCTGGGGCCCCTTCTCCAAAGGAGGGCAGCTCCAGCGGGAGCCCTCAGGGCCTCAGGAACAGAGGGGATGGTTACACGTCTCAGCTGGTCCCAGTAGGAGATGATGGCCTTGCAGGCCACCCCCAGCCTTTGCCCTGGCCGGTTCCCAAATTAAGGAGATCCCTAAGGAGGAGCTCTAGGGCAGAGAGAGCCAAACTGTCCTCCTCTGATGAGGAGTGCCTTAAGGAGGATTTGCTGAAAAGGAGCCGGCGCCCTCCCCGGTCCAGGAAACCCTCGAAGGTGGGAGCGACGTCCAGCCCAAGGGTGGATGCCGCTTTGACACCCAGACCTGCAGACATTAAGGCTGCTGTTGCTGAGCGTGGTCGTCCACACAGCTCATGGGCCCCTGGAGGGGAGAGGCCTGCAGCCTTGGTCCCCCACAGATCTTCGGAGCACAAGTCGTCCCTGGTCCCCCTTGATGCCAGGGAGCATGAATGGATTGTGAAGCTTGCCAGTGGTTCTTGGATTCAGGTGTTGACTTTGTTCTGGGAGGACCCCCAGCTGGCTTTGCACAAAGACTTTTTGACCGGGTACACTGCCTTGCACTGGATAGCCAAACACGGTAACCTCAGGGCCCTTCAGGACTTGGTCTCAGGTGCACAGAAAGCAGGGATTGCTCTTGATGTCAACGTGAAGTCTAGCTGTGGGTATACCCCGCTGCACCTTGCAGCCATTCATGGCCACCAGGGGATCATCAAATTGCTAGTGCAAAGGTTGGCATCTCGTGTGAACATCCGGGACAGCAGTGGGAAGAAGCCTTGGCAGTATCTAACCAGTAATACCTCTGGGGAAATATGGCAGCTACTGGAAGCCCCACGGGGCAAGCCCATTTTCCCCACCTATTCCTTGGTTCCAAGCTCTTCCCCCACCAGGAAGGCCAAGAGTCGGGAAATATCTAGAAATGTCACTCGAAAGACTTCCTTTGCTGCACTGCTCAAAAGTCAACACAGCAAATGGAGGTCAGCCAACCAGTATGAGAAATTCCCCAGtctgagggaaagagaagagtatAGTGACTGA